One Roseimaritima multifibrata DNA window includes the following coding sequences:
- a CDS encoding phospholipase D-like domain-containing protein produces MLRPVRSLGTIIESSSATELTALWDRRAEQDRRMEMIVTSRSFLYLSKFYIEWDEYGRECLAAPLKTQQRVVATVLVFDRFGQRLAGTLMSKTNRAQLQCQINLLKQAGGRVVMYTPTNAIDRKVGCGQHIKIQLSESGEAIFGSSNITRSSFKAWNEFAVALRGPIVGLLIHNFFELLGSSIPEHEPLLDKRHSQPINIPLDYWSHDPNRDAGRWGALGRREINPLTLMLADKIRKAQRTIQLTSFYYKPARLIAEAIKEATARGVTVDIFHSHASALDSQLPWLAAVTDYPALAKQGVRIYENRHGEHSKIVLVDDEWTTFGSYNFEDAADSRMAEAMLVTQEASIVEMARAIFQELAADPDNRLVTSAEIKQWPASRRIATTLFRPIKQWF; encoded by the coding sequence TTGCTCAGGCCCGTTCGGTCCTTGGGGACCATTATCGAATCCTCCTCGGCGACCGAGTTGACTGCGTTGTGGGATCGGCGTGCAGAACAGGATCGGCGGATGGAGATGATCGTGACGTCTCGCTCATTTTTGTATCTGTCGAAGTTTTACATCGAATGGGATGAATACGGACGTGAATGTCTGGCGGCCCCCCTTAAGACACAGCAACGCGTCGTCGCGACCGTTCTGGTCTTCGATCGCTTCGGTCAACGACTTGCCGGCACTCTGATGTCCAAAACCAACCGAGCCCAGCTTCAATGCCAGATCAACCTACTAAAGCAGGCAGGTGGCCGAGTCGTGATGTACACCCCCACAAACGCGATCGACCGGAAAGTGGGCTGCGGGCAACACATCAAGATTCAGTTGTCCGAAAGCGGCGAGGCAATCTTCGGCAGCAGCAATATCACTCGCAGTTCCTTCAAGGCCTGGAATGAATTTGCCGTCGCGTTGCGTGGCCCGATCGTCGGTCTATTAATACACAATTTTTTCGAACTGCTCGGTTCATCGATTCCAGAACACGAACCTTTACTGGACAAACGACACTCCCAGCCTATAAACATTCCACTGGACTACTGGTCCCATGACCCGAACCGAGACGCTGGCCGATGGGGTGCACTCGGTCGCCGGGAAATCAATCCACTGACGTTGATGCTAGCCGACAAAATTCGTAAAGCCCAACGCACAATCCAGCTGACCAGTTTCTACTACAAACCGGCACGTCTAATCGCCGAAGCGATTAAGGAAGCGACCGCACGAGGGGTGACGGTCGATATTTTTCACTCACACGCCTCGGCCCTCGATTCGCAACTCCCTTGGCTGGCGGCAGTGACCGATTACCCGGCGTTGGCGAAACAGGGCGTGCGAATCTACGAAAACCGACATGGCGAACATTCAAAAATCGTCTTAGTCGACGACGAATGGACGACGTTCGGAAGCTACAACTTCGAAGATGCGGCCGACAGCCGAATGGCTGAAGCGATGCTGGTCACGCAGGAAGCTTCGATTGTCGAAATGGCCCGAGCCATCTTCCAGGAACTGGCCGCCGACCCCGACAATCGCTTGGTAACTTCCGCAGAAATCAAGCAGTGGCCCGCATCTCGACGCATCGCAACCACTCTCTTTCGCCCAATCAAACAATGGTTCTAG
- a CDS encoding sulfatase-like hydrolase/transferase: MPKLPSIPLTLGVLLGLLGFAPSAVIAETARPNFLVIVVDDQSPFDLQLYSPESKLETPNIDQLAAAGLTFDGAHQMGSWSGAVCTPSRHMIMSGRTVWHLPMPQKRNKNKKASEAPQPPNMAPANLAENTMAAIFNRAGYDTMRTCKKGNSYAAANAQFTVVRDATKRGGTEKSGSAWHGQQVLDYLQERESSKDEDPFLIYFGFSHPHDTRDGTPELLAKYGATNHSDRKTLPAANPKQPPLPINYLESHPFPHGHPGLRDEVAVSGVWERRDEQTIRNELGREFACSENIDIQIGKVLDRLQAMGQLDNTYVIYTSDHGMAIGRHGLQGKQNLYEHTWRVPFLIKGPGIPAGQRTLGNIYLLDIVPTLCDLAGIEAPETVEGKSFKPILNGDPNPIREVLYGVYCGGTKPGMRCVKKGDWKLIKYDTLDGAVHETQLFNLAANPHEYLPEHKRQAAQETDLAEAPEHAAKRKEMEALLLSEMQRLDDPYRLWDQPQ, from the coding sequence ATGCCGAAGCTCCCATCGATTCCCCTGACCCTTGGGGTGCTACTAGGTTTGCTTGGCTTCGCTCCCTCGGCGGTCATTGCCGAAACAGCTCGGCCAAACTTTTTGGTGATCGTGGTCGATGACCAATCTCCCTTTGACCTACAGCTCTATTCACCGGAATCGAAGCTGGAGACTCCTAATATTGATCAGCTTGCCGCCGCCGGTCTGACCTTCGATGGAGCTCATCAGATGGGATCTTGGTCGGGTGCCGTCTGCACGCCATCGCGGCATATGATCATGAGCGGACGGACCGTCTGGCATCTTCCAATGCCCCAAAAAAGGAACAAAAACAAAAAGGCATCCGAAGCTCCGCAACCGCCCAACATGGCACCGGCAAACCTTGCCGAAAACACGATGGCTGCGATCTTCAATCGCGCCGGTTACGACACGATGCGGACCTGCAAAAAAGGAAACAGTTACGCCGCGGCGAATGCCCAGTTCACCGTTGTCCGCGACGCGACCAAACGGGGCGGCACCGAGAAATCAGGAAGTGCGTGGCATGGGCAACAGGTTCTGGATTATTTGCAGGAACGCGAATCAAGCAAAGACGAAGACCCGTTCTTGATCTACTTCGGTTTCTCTCACCCGCACGATACCCGTGATGGGACTCCGGAACTGCTTGCCAAGTATGGAGCGACCAACCATAGCGATCGCAAAACACTGCCAGCGGCGAATCCTAAACAACCACCACTGCCGATCAACTACCTCGAATCCCATCCTTTCCCGCATGGTCACCCAGGCCTTCGAGACGAAGTCGCCGTCAGCGGAGTCTGGGAACGTCGTGACGAGCAAACCATCCGCAACGAGCTTGGCCGCGAATTCGCATGCAGCGAAAACATCGACATCCAAATCGGAAAAGTCCTCGATCGACTGCAGGCAATGGGACAATTGGACAACACTTACGTGATCTACACCTCCGATCACGGAATGGCCATCGGGCGTCACGGCCTGCAGGGGAAACAGAACCTCTATGAACATACATGGCGGGTCCCCTTCCTGATCAAAGGGCCTGGCATCCCCGCCGGACAACGGACGCTCGGCAACATTTACCTGTTGGACATCGTGCCAACGCTGTGTGACCTAGCCGGCATTGAAGCCCCGGAAACCGTCGAAGGCAAATCCTTTAAACCGATTCTCAACGGAGACCCCAACCCGATACGAGAAGTCCTCTACGGCGTTTACTGTGGCGGGACCAAACCGGGGATGCGGTGTGTCAAAAAAGGAGACTGGAAACTGATCAAATACGACACGCTCGATGGCGCCGTCCACGAGACTCAGCTGTTTAATCTGGCAGCGAATCCTCACGAGTATCTACCAGAACACAAACGCCAGGCCGCTCAAGAAACCGACCTGGCAGAAGCCCCTGAACACGCCGCCAAACGGAAAGAGATGGAAGCCCTTCTGCTTAGCGAAATGCAGCGTTTGGATGACCCGTATCGTCTATGGGATCAACCACAGTAA
- a CDS encoding potassium channel family protein has translation MSYTAGMKQKLKKIKKHWKPTTSFDRIRRGGMVLASIFVISVCGYRYFGSMSWVDSIWMVVITISTVGFAEQSSFSDSQQLFTVGVILAGMTASAYTFGGLFQVILAGELEQRRGIRRMHKAIDQMSRHVILCGYGRMGQNLALDLSAQGFDLVVIDLRTGILEELRSRNIAYIHGDATEDEHLQAAGIAQAGFLVTCLPNDANNVFITLTAKGLNADLQIISRAEHSSTAGKLRQAGATQVVMPAVVGAKQMLNLISKNTPQ, from the coding sequence TTGAGTTACACTGCAGGAATGAAACAGAAGCTGAAAAAAATTAAAAAGCACTGGAAGCCGACCACTTCGTTTGATCGTATTCGACGAGGAGGGATGGTGCTGGCATCGATTTTTGTCATTTCGGTTTGTGGCTATCGATACTTTGGCTCGATGAGCTGGGTCGATTCCATTTGGATGGTGGTCATCACGATTTCGACCGTGGGGTTTGCGGAGCAAAGCTCTTTTAGCGATTCGCAGCAGCTGTTTACGGTCGGTGTGATTTTGGCCGGGATGACCGCTTCGGCCTACACGTTTGGTGGGCTGTTTCAGGTGATTTTGGCAGGTGAATTGGAACAACGAAGAGGAATTCGAAGGATGCATAAAGCAATCGACCAGATGTCGAGACACGTTATTCTGTGCGGCTATGGTCGAATGGGACAGAACCTTGCACTCGATCTTTCCGCACAAGGTTTTGATTTGGTTGTGATCGATCTTCGGACGGGTATCCTCGAAGAACTGCGCTCGCGGAACATTGCCTATATTCATGGGGATGCAACCGAAGACGAACATCTGCAGGCAGCGGGGATCGCGCAAGCCGGTTTTTTAGTCACTTGTTTGCCCAACGACGCAAACAATGTCTTTATCACCTTGACTGCAAAAGGTTTAAATGCCGATTTGCAAATCATCAGTCGAGCCGAGCACTCCAGCACGGCAGGGAAATTGCGACAAGCCGGTGCCACCCAAGTCGTGATGCCCGCAGTCGTCGGAGCCAAACAAATGCTGAACTTAATCAGCAAGAACACGCCGCAGTAA
- a CDS encoding Na/Pi cotransporter family protein has product MASPTIEIGALVTGLGGGLALFLFGMRQMTDSLQTVAGSSMKNLLARLTANRFTAALAGAIITAVIQSSSVTTVLVVGFISAGLLTFSQSIGVIIGANVGTTITAQIIAFKVYQYGLLMIASGFLINITAKGEKWKQWGMVLLGLGMVFFGMELMSTATVPLREWPPFIDAMQNMRSPLLSILVGLVFTSIVQSSSATTGIVIVLASQGLISLESGIGLIFGANVGTCTTVILAAFGRPREAVQAAWVHVIFNVGGVLLWMFFIYPLADLVRMISPTAENLTGTARLAADTPRQIANAHTLFNVGNALLFIGFTGPLAKLVDRLVPKRKVPKGICPLYLDEMFLEHPSMALDQVQRELVRLAELDQKMLEHAFRVATVGTQRDIRLLQKAEDDVDTLHGAIITYLAQLSQKNLVAPQPTQLHQYFAVANYLENVGDVIENNVLTDAEKRMRKGVAISPATIDVLHTVHLKVCWAFERAIDALRDQDQQAACDAVESKTIVNELAEKATAHLAQRLIAYEPNRLAAFKVETDIIENLKRINTLTRRVARLALPEGNTNASAPQPPDSPAQHPPAYQQSLSE; this is encoded by the coding sequence ATGGCTTCCCCCACGATCGAAATCGGCGCCCTGGTCACAGGCCTGGGCGGGGGGTTGGCGCTGTTCCTGTTTGGCATGCGTCAGATGACCGACAGTCTCCAGACGGTCGCTGGCAGCAGCATGAAAAATCTGCTCGCGCGGTTGACCGCCAACCGGTTCACCGCTGCCTTGGCGGGGGCCATCATCACCGCGGTGATTCAGTCCTCGTCGGTCACAACGGTCTTGGTTGTGGGCTTTATCTCGGCCGGGCTGCTGACGTTCAGCCAGTCGATTGGGGTGATCATCGGCGCAAACGTTGGTACTACCATCACGGCGCAAATTATCGCGTTTAAGGTTTACCAATATGGTTTGTTGATGATTGCGAGTGGTTTCCTAATCAACATCACCGCCAAAGGTGAGAAATGGAAGCAGTGGGGGATGGTCCTATTGGGCCTGGGGATGGTGTTTTTCGGTATGGAATTGATGAGCACTGCGACGGTACCACTGCGCGAGTGGCCGCCGTTCATCGATGCCATGCAGAACATGCGCAGCCCACTGCTAAGTATCCTGGTCGGATTAGTATTTACATCGATCGTGCAAAGCTCGTCAGCCACGACCGGGATCGTGATCGTGCTGGCAAGTCAGGGATTGATTTCCCTGGAATCGGGGATTGGGCTGATTTTTGGCGCCAACGTCGGAACCTGCACAACGGTCATTCTGGCTGCGTTTGGGCGACCACGTGAAGCCGTTCAAGCTGCCTGGGTGCATGTTATCTTTAACGTTGGCGGCGTTCTGCTGTGGATGTTCTTCATTTATCCGCTTGCGGACCTTGTGCGGATGATTTCGCCGACCGCCGAAAACCTAACAGGAACGGCTCGACTGGCGGCGGATACGCCGCGACAAATCGCCAACGCTCACACCCTGTTTAACGTTGGCAACGCGTTGTTGTTCATTGGGTTCACCGGCCCGTTAGCTAAACTGGTCGATCGCCTTGTTCCCAAACGCAAAGTGCCGAAAGGGATTTGTCCGCTATACCTGGACGAGATGTTCCTGGAACACCCGTCCATGGCACTGGACCAAGTGCAGCGAGAATTGGTTCGGCTGGCGGAACTGGACCAAAAGATGTTGGAGCACGCTTTCCGCGTCGCAACCGTCGGAACGCAGCGCGACATTCGTCTGCTGCAAAAAGCCGAAGACGATGTCGACACCCTGCATGGTGCGATCATCACTTACCTCGCTCAGCTGTCGCAGAAAAACTTGGTGGCTCCCCAGCCGACGCAGCTGCACCAGTACTTCGCAGTGGCCAACTACCTGGAAAATGTTGGCGATGTGATTGAAAACAATGTGCTGACCGATGCCGAAAAACGAATGCGAAAGGGAGTGGCTATCAGTCCTGCCACAATTGATGTACTGCACACGGTTCATCTGAAGGTTTGCTGGGCGTTCGAGCGTGCTATCGATGCGCTGCGTGATCAGGATCAACAGGCAGCGTGTGATGCAGTGGAAAGCAAAACGATTGTGAACGAGCTCGCCGAAAAAGCGACGGCTCACTTGGCCCAGCGGCTGATCGCCTATGAGCCCAATCGGCTTGCTGCCTTTAAGGTTGAAACGGACATTATCGAAAACCTGAAACGAATCAACACGTTAACACGGCGAGTCGCTCGCCTGGCGCTGCCCGAAGGCAACACCAACGCCTCGGCACCGCAGCCACCGGATTCACCAGCGCAGCATCCCCCGGCGTATCAGCAATCTCTTTCTGAGTAA
- a CDS encoding PEP-CTERM sorting domain-containing protein (PEP-CTERM proteins occur, often in large numbers, in the proteomes of bacteria that also encode an exosortase, a predicted intramembrane cysteine proteinase. The presence of a PEP-CTERM domain at a protein's C-terminus predicts cleavage within the sorting domain, followed by covalent anchoring to some some component of the (usually Gram-negative) cell surface. Many PEP-CTERM proteins exhibit an unusual sequence composition that includes large numbers of potential glycosylation sites. Expression of one such protein has been shown restore the ability of a bacterium to form floc, a type of biofilm.) has translation MSVKVRNFVLMCAVLAAVTCWSQAARAGMIYVGSWDVYASPLAESWNLSPPNGPLAYTGQEAAALIFGGSPGDYSISTIDINPLNINNMAWYDTIGIGESIQAEDWNVKYLGFYYGPTSGYAGGFGVAASSALVKDNLVGHGRVNYAFRSDTNAVPEPSSLGVLGVLGVGLMISVYRRRSATACASC, from the coding sequence ATGTCAGTTAAAGTTCGAAATTTTGTTTTGATGTGTGCAGTCCTTGCTGCCGTTACCTGCTGGTCGCAGGCGGCTCGTGCAGGCATGATTTACGTCGGAAGTTGGGATGTATACGCCAGCCCATTGGCAGAGTCCTGGAATTTGTCTCCTCCAAACGGTCCACTGGCATACACGGGGCAGGAAGCAGCTGCTCTGATATTCGGCGGCAGTCCGGGGGACTATTCGATCTCAACGATCGACATCAACCCGCTCAATATCAATAATATGGCTTGGTACGACACGATTGGTATTGGCGAGTCGATCCAGGCTGAAGACTGGAATGTTAAGTATCTTGGTTTCTATTACGGCCCCACCAGCGGGTATGCAGGAGGTTTCGGTGTTGCTGCCTCATCTGCATTGGTTAAGGACAACCTCGTAGGGCACGGCAGAGTCAATTATGCGTTCCGCAGCGATACCAACGCCGTTCCAGAGCCATCGAGTCTGGGAGTGCTGGGAGTGCTGGGAGTCGGTTTGATGATTTCTGTTTACCGTCGCCGTTCCGCTACTGCCTGTGCATCTTGCTGA
- a CDS encoding sulfatase family protein, with the protein MIWSCLLLLAPAPVAVAAKPVAPNIIVIYTDDQGFGDVRYLNPKAKFKTPNMDRIAAEGIAFTNAHSSDSVCTPSRYGLLTGRYSWRTTMKQGVMGAEGKCLIPDQRMTLASLLRDSGYDTAMVGKWHLGMDFPGTPEDRDWSLPVQDMPLDKGFDHFYGIPASLNYGILAWFEGRHAAVPPQLWTAKKPNARHSDYRIMPPYQATAAETRQTLGKPGFEVAADFIDNQCLTRFTDKAIAWLDQTTQPTGETAPQDSESRKPFFLYLPFTSPHYPVCPLPEFWGQGECGGYGEFVIETDHHIGRILDYLDQKNLTEETLVILTSDNGPENSWKGRIKQFQHHSNGPYRGGKRDIYEGGHRVPMLIRWPAGISNPGRTCDDLVGQIDLLATVAELIGTPLPANAGEDSHSFASILTDPDKPHARVPLINHGVSGRFAITDKNWKLVQASKPNGQVELYDLASDEGETKNLIDSHPQVAEQLQEKLNRIICQGRSTAGPAQANDTGYWNHLHWMSAQQYDLLSLPESQR; encoded by the coding sequence ATGATCTGGTCATGCCTACTCCTTTTGGCTCCGGCACCTGTCGCCGTTGCCGCGAAACCTGTGGCCCCCAACATCATCGTGATCTATACCGATGACCAAGGATTTGGAGACGTCCGCTACCTCAACCCCAAGGCTAAATTTAAGACTCCGAATATGGACCGCATCGCCGCCGAAGGGATTGCGTTCACCAACGCCCATTCCAGCGACTCCGTCTGCACTCCGTCACGATACGGCCTGCTAACGGGCCGCTACAGCTGGCGCACGACGATGAAACAGGGCGTCATGGGCGCGGAAGGAAAATGCCTGATCCCCGACCAGCGAATGACGCTGGCGTCTCTGCTGCGTGATTCGGGTTACGACACAGCGATGGTCGGGAAATGGCATTTGGGAATGGATTTTCCGGGGACACCCGAAGACCGTGATTGGTCGCTTCCCGTCCAGGATATGCCGCTAGACAAGGGCTTTGATCATTTCTACGGCATCCCCGCCTCTCTCAATTATGGAATTTTGGCCTGGTTCGAAGGACGACATGCCGCGGTTCCTCCGCAGTTATGGACTGCAAAAAAACCGAATGCAAGGCACTCGGATTACCGAATCATGCCTCCCTACCAAGCGACAGCCGCCGAAACACGGCAGACGCTTGGCAAGCCCGGTTTCGAAGTCGCCGCCGACTTTATCGACAATCAATGTTTGACTCGGTTTACCGACAAAGCGATCGCTTGGCTTGATCAAACCACTCAGCCGACGGGAGAAACAGCTCCACAGGATTCCGAATCGCGCAAACCCTTTTTCCTCTACCTGCCGTTCACTTCGCCTCACTACCCGGTCTGTCCCTTGCCTGAATTCTGGGGTCAAGGCGAATGCGGCGGCTATGGAGAATTTGTGATTGAAACCGACCATCACATTGGCCGGATCTTGGACTACTTAGATCAAAAAAATCTTACTGAAGAGACGCTTGTGATCCTGACGAGCGACAATGGTCCGGAAAATTCGTGGAAAGGCCGGATCAAACAATTTCAACATCACAGCAACGGTCCTTACCGGGGCGGCAAACGGGACATCTACGAAGGAGGCCACCGGGTCCCGATGCTGATCCGGTGGCCTGCCGGAATCTCCAATCCGGGCCGCACCTGTGACGATCTGGTCGGACAAATCGATCTACTGGCGACCGTCGCAGAACTGATTGGCACCCCTTTGCCAGCGAACGCGGGCGAGGACAGCCACAGCTTCGCGTCGATTCTGACCGATCCTGACAAACCTCATGCCCGCGTACCTTTGATCAACCACGGAGTCAGTGGGCGGTTCGCGATCACCGACAAAAACTGGAAACTGGTTCAGGCTTCGAAACCTAATGGACAAGTCGAACTTTACGACCTTGCTTCCGACGAAGGCGAAACGAAAAACCTGATCGACTCGCATCCCCAGGTCGCCGAACAACTTCAGGAAAAACTGAATCGCATTATCTGTCAGGGTCGCTCGACCGCAGGCCCCGCTCAAGCGAACGACACCGGATACTGGAACCACTTGCACTGGATGTCCGCACAACAATACGACCTTCTCTCTCTTCCTGAATCACAAAGGTAA
- a CDS encoding zinc-binding dehydrogenase, translated as MPETLSPAVVNYSPEAGSVEIREIETPVIGDEDVLLEVANVGVCGSDLHQWTADHSWPVNYPVVLGHEFSGHIRQVGSRVVGWDEGDRVVSETAAVIDLNSPMTRQGRYNLDPSRKGFGYGVDGAMTRFVRVPSRILHKVPDALPLEIACLTEPCSVAFNAVVKNGRIEPGDRVLVLGPGTIGILCAAMARLCGAQVAVAGLPQDEGRLKIAASYGCETIIGSPEEWCKDRDGLGCDGVIDAAGASATLQIALQVVRPGGWISKVGWGPQPLNFNLDPLVQKNVTLQGSFSHYWPIWERVLALLASGQLDVKPIVGGIWPLEEWHTAFEKMHHGEVVKAVLAPGSV; from the coding sequence ATGCCTGAAACGCTGTCTCCCGCGGTTGTTAACTATTCACCAGAAGCTGGAAGCGTCGAAATCCGCGAGATCGAAACGCCTGTGATCGGTGACGAAGATGTCTTGTTGGAAGTTGCCAATGTGGGCGTCTGTGGCAGCGATTTGCATCAGTGGACGGCGGACCATTCCTGGCCGGTAAATTACCCGGTTGTTCTTGGGCATGAGTTCAGCGGGCATATTCGGCAAGTGGGATCACGCGTTGTTGGTTGGGACGAAGGGGATCGAGTCGTTAGCGAAACGGCTGCCGTTATCGATCTTAATAGCCCGATGACTCGCCAAGGCCGCTACAACCTCGATCCGTCTCGCAAAGGGTTTGGGTATGGAGTGGATGGAGCGATGACACGGTTCGTGCGAGTCCCTTCGCGGATCCTGCATAAAGTCCCCGACGCATTGCCTTTAGAAATCGCTTGCCTGACCGAACCTTGCAGTGTCGCTTTTAACGCGGTCGTCAAAAATGGCCGAATTGAACCAGGTGACCGAGTCTTGGTGTTGGGGCCAGGGACGATCGGAATCCTGTGCGCCGCAATGGCTCGGCTGTGTGGAGCTCAGGTGGCCGTGGCAGGTTTGCCGCAGGATGAAGGTCGCCTAAAGATCGCCGCGTCTTACGGCTGCGAAACGATTATCGGTTCGCCTGAAGAATGGTGCAAAGATCGCGATGGACTGGGGTGTGATGGTGTCATCGATGCCGCGGGAGCAAGTGCGACGCTGCAGATCGCTCTCCAGGTGGTTCGCCCCGGAGGCTGGATCAGCAAGGTTGGCTGGGGGCCGCAACCGTTGAATTTTAATCTGGACCCGTTGGTGCAAAAGAACGTCACCCTGCAGGGTAGCTTCAGTCACTACTGGCCGATTTGGGAACGCGTCCTCGCTTTGTTGGCGAGTGGACAATTAGATGTAAAACCGATCGTCGGTGGTATCTGGCCTCTGGAAGAGTGGCATACCGCCTTCGAAAAAATGCACCACGGCGAAGTCGTCAAAGCGGTCCTTGCACCCGGTTCCGTTTGA
- a CDS encoding DUF1501 domain-containing protein, producing MNRRHFLAQTGALAGAAQLSHSAFASPAAINVPKGKAENVIFIWLGGGMSQIDTFDPKKRGNSKTSPKLSGAEYDSIDTAVPGVQFCEHLHRTAKLADRLTVIRSINHHLVDEHAFGTNFVHTGRLISGSITYPSIGAIISHVRGPVSPDVPAYMLIGYPNVSRGPGFLGAKAGYVYLVDTDSGPAGFSRPEDVTALRVQRRQQLLKPLTDRVPDNSVVAQYRTAQAEALRLAGPDFMRHFRLQDEPADLRNGYGGEFGQRCLLARRLVQAGVRFVEVSHNLNFVNGTGWDTHNEGQQNQHLLIRDLDIALSALITDLEQQSILDKTLVVIGTEFGRPAAYDARGGRGHQGSCFSLLLAGGGLNHQGAYGVTDELSKTIEENPVSVPDFHATIHAALGINPSHELFDGSRPIPITDQGTPIASLFS from the coding sequence ATGAACCGACGACACTTCCTCGCTCAAACGGGTGCACTTGCCGGAGCCGCCCAACTCAGTCACTCCGCATTCGCCTCGCCGGCCGCGATCAACGTCCCCAAAGGCAAAGCCGAAAACGTCATCTTCATCTGGCTGGGGGGCGGAATGTCTCAGATCGACACTTTCGATCCCAAAAAACGAGGCAACTCCAAAACTTCACCAAAGCTGTCCGGAGCCGAGTACGACTCGATCGACACCGCCGTGCCTGGAGTCCAATTCTGTGAACACCTACACCGCACGGCGAAGCTTGCCGATCGCCTCACCGTTATCCGGTCGATAAACCATCACCTCGTCGACGAACATGCGTTCGGCACCAACTTCGTCCACACCGGGCGTCTGATTAGCGGAAGTATTACCTATCCTTCGATCGGAGCCATTATCAGCCACGTGCGTGGTCCGGTCAGCCCCGACGTTCCCGCCTACATGCTGATCGGCTATCCCAACGTCAGCCGCGGTCCTGGCTTCCTAGGCGCCAAAGCGGGCTACGTTTACCTGGTCGATACCGACAGCGGCCCTGCAGGCTTTTCGCGGCCAGAAGACGTAACGGCTCTTCGAGTCCAACGAAGACAGCAACTCCTCAAGCCACTCACCGACCGAGTCCCGGACAACTCCGTCGTCGCCCAGTACCGGACGGCTCAAGCCGAAGCACTGCGTCTGGCCGGCCCCGACTTCATGCGGCACTTCCGCCTGCAGGACGAACCCGCCGACTTGCGGAATGGATATGGAGGCGAATTCGGACAACGCTGCCTGCTTGCGCGACGTCTTGTGCAAGCCGGAGTCCGATTCGTCGAGGTCTCCCACAACTTGAACTTCGTCAACGGCACCGGCTGGGACACCCACAACGAAGGCCAACAGAACCAGCATCTTCTCATCAGAGACCTAGACATCGCCTTATCCGCGCTGATCACGGACCTTGAGCAACAGTCGATCCTCGACAAGACATTAGTCGTAATCGGCACCGAGTTCGGACGTCCCGCCGCCTACGACGCCCGAGGCGGACGCGGGCACCAAGGCAGCTGCTTCAGCCTGCTCTTAGCCGGAGGCGGCCTGAACCACCAAGGCGCCTACGGAGTCACCGACGAGCTAAGCAAGACGATCGAAGAAAACCCAGTCAGCGTCCCCGACTTCCACGCAACAATACACGCCGCACTAGGCATCAACCCATCCCACGAACTATTCGACGGCTCCCGCCCCATCCCCATCACCGACCAAGGAACCCCAATAGCATCCCTATTCAGCTAA
- a CDS encoding SPFH domain-containing protein, producing the protein MEQTIPHLPEVTRDILSDVTESVNGYGNATRRADVKDLTFPEILQEIMNRVLAAERQSQAELVEARTRAEVEQIESESRAEVTRRDGQTEAESQGTSQDDGEPPGTAATCRTRIAA; encoded by the coding sequence GTGGAACAGACGATTCCACACCTACCTGAGGTCACACGTGACATCCTTTCGGACGTGACGGAGTCAGTGAATGGTTACGGTAACGCGACTCGTCGAGCCGACGTAAAGGACTTGACCTTCCCAGAAATCCTGCAGGAGATCATGAACCGAGTATTGGCGGCGGAACGACAAAGCCAAGCCGAACTGGTGGAGGCACGAACGCGAGCGGAAGTCGAGCAGATCGAATCCGAATCACGAGCGGAAGTCACGCGACGTGATGGTCAGACGGAAGCCGAATCGCAAGGAACGAGCCAAGACGATGGAGAGCCACCTGGCACTGCTGCGACTTGTCGAACTCGAATCGCTGCGTGA